A window of Prolixibacter sp. SD074 contains these coding sequences:
- the ispF gene encoding 2-C-methyl-D-erythritol 2,4-cyclodiphosphate synthase: MAYRVGLGYDVHRLAEGEELWLGGVRIPHYKGIVAHSDGDVLLHAISDAMLGAARLRDIGFHFPDTSEEFKNADSKMLMAEAYRLVREKGYQIVNIDSTIAAQKPKLMPFITMMEQKIAEVLVIDEERVAVKATTTEGLGPEGREESISVQAVVLLQKQIS; encoded by the coding sequence ATGGCTTATCGTGTGGGACTGGGCTACGATGTTCATCGGCTAGCCGAAGGTGAGGAGTTATGGCTTGGCGGAGTTCGGATTCCTCATTACAAAGGGATCGTGGCGCATTCCGATGGTGATGTTTTGTTACATGCCATTAGTGACGCCATGTTAGGAGCCGCCCGTCTGCGTGATATTGGTTTTCATTTTCCCGATACATCGGAAGAATTTAAAAATGCTGACAGCAAAATGCTAATGGCGGAAGCATACCGGCTGGTCAGGGAAAAGGGCTATCAAATTGTCAATATCGATTCAACCATTGCTGCTCAGAAGCCGAAGCTGATGCCTTTCATCACGATGATGGAACAAAAGATTGCAGAGGTATTGGTAATCGATGAAGAAAGGGTGGCGGTAAAAGCCACAACTACTGAAGGACTTGGTCCGGAGGGGAGGGAAGAGAGCATTTCGGTACAAGCTGTTGTGTTGTTACAAAAACAAATTTCATAA
- the porV gene encoding type IX secretion system outer membrane channel protein PorV produces the protein MRKLLVSLIVIAPLLQTAKVFAQETITGQDVKANPITTAVPFLTIAPDSRHGAMGDAGVATSPDVNAQHWNASQYAFMESSFGIGVSYTPWLRDLADDINLAYVAGYYRLDNLQTVSASLRYFSLGSIQLTDVQGQPMGSQNPNEFAFDAGYSRKLSDNWSGAVVLRYIRSDLSGGVGDETYSPGNAFATDVSFYYHSAWKDSRQRREISAGIDISNVGSKISYDQGETKEFLPANLRLGTAFSMDLDEYNSLTLTADVNKLLVPTPADTISATGSGNGTIVVTPGYGSDKSVISAVFSSFGDAPGGFKEELQEVMVSLGVEYWYNKQFALRAGYFYENQNKGNRKYFTAGAGLKMNVFALDFSYLLPVERNNPLQNTLRFTLSFDLDAFQKNRR, from the coding sequence ATGAGAAAACTGCTTGTTAGCCTAATTGTCATTGCCCCGTTGCTGCAAACAGCGAAAGTATTTGCGCAGGAAACTATTACCGGCCAGGATGTGAAGGCAAATCCGATTACGACGGCTGTACCTTTCCTGACCATTGCACCCGATTCAAGACATGGAGCGATGGGGGATGCCGGTGTGGCTACATCTCCGGATGTAAATGCCCAACACTGGAATGCATCGCAATATGCATTCATGGAAAGCTCATTCGGGATCGGAGTTTCCTATACCCCATGGCTTCGGGATTTGGCCGACGACATTAACCTGGCTTATGTGGCCGGTTACTATCGTCTCGACAACCTCCAAACAGTAAGTGCATCATTACGGTATTTCTCTCTGGGTAGCATTCAGCTTACCGATGTGCAAGGACAACCGATGGGGAGTCAGAATCCGAATGAATTTGCTTTCGATGCGGGTTATTCAAGGAAACTTTCGGATAATTGGTCCGGTGCTGTTGTGCTGAGGTATATCCGTTCCGACCTTTCCGGTGGAGTGGGCGATGAAACCTATTCGCCTGGTAACGCCTTTGCAACCGATGTTTCATTCTATTATCACTCGGCTTGGAAAGACAGTCGGCAACGTCGGGAGATTTCGGCTGGTATTGATATTTCCAATGTTGGTTCGAAAATTTCATATGACCAGGGAGAAACGAAAGAGTTTCTTCCGGCCAATCTTCGTTTGGGAACGGCATTCTCCATGGATTTGGATGAATATAATTCGTTGACGCTGACGGCGGATGTCAATAAATTGCTGGTGCCGACTCCAGCTGATACCATTTCTGCAACCGGTTCAGGTAACGGAACTATTGTTGTAACTCCGGGATATGGTTCAGATAAATCTGTTATTAGCGCTGTTTTCTCTTCATTTGGTGATGCGCCAGGTGGATTTAAGGAAGAGTTGCAGGAAGTGATGGTGTCACTTGGAGTAGAGTATTGGTATAATAAGCAGTTCGCTTTGCGTGCCGGATATTTTTATGAGAATCAAAATAAGGGCAACCGAAAATATTTTACAGCTGGTGCTGGTTTGAAAATGAATGTGTTTGCTCTGGATTTTTCTTATCTTCTTCCGGTTGAACGAAACAATCCGTTGCAAAATACGCTACGTTTCACATTGTCATTTGATTTGGATGCATTTCAAAAAAATCGGCGTTAG
- the porU gene encoding type IX secretion system sortase PorU — translation MIFCFSVSLEFRERNNTISICSSTMYKLFFFISIFLFGGNLYGEQLTVSLTWHKADNSALPVFTGAKFDDVQPDIPFWSAMIPVNSVNVDAGLVVDQWNSLPDTGAVEEYAFPDTLTFTGKVVIAAGTKFLQLRLSPFVRESGNVRYVSRFHVRYSVLPTLKTASLVGRVATHSVLASGTWKKVKVTGQGMHCITYADLTDMGFQTPANLRIYGNLEYMLDRVNRPDSPDDLVPIPFYTGKNASGDDCLFFYAPGTVKWTYDETTGMYQHQLNSFAPDYSFFYLTENSSIAPQVPTEAIAGSTADAIVTQYDYHDFSEKEENNLIESGRQWFGPALTGSASQSVAFSVPNRVVSEPVSFQMEAAARTKSGSSLSVKTNGTILSDFQFSAYQTYESADYADLQEKQFAYSGAGTQLNVVLQSNAGGTDQTWLDYIRMQARASLILSGNELIFRDSRSVKPGRTARFSLSGANSQTRIWDVTSPLSPRAMQTTLDGSKLNFLASVDSLHEFIAFNPSANYPGVEFVEDIANQDLHGIDAGQMLIITPEIFLAQANELANFHRQKDGLNVSVVPVEKIYNEFSMGIKDVTAIRNFIRMCYRKNSGNSLKYVLLFGKGTYDNIHDVPDENPDYIPTWQSENSVNPSLSFVSDDYFGLLDDGEGEYNGAVDVGVGRIPCLSQAEAASAVEKIIHYASGASLGEWRNVLCFIADDEDGNLHMRDAERLADQVNSNYPSFYTDKIYFDAYPQETTPDERYPEVTTAINDRIKRGVLIMNYTGHANEEGLAHEKVLMKPDIDAWTNYDKLPVFVTATCEFSRWDYTNKQSAGEHVLFNPNGGGVALFSTTRLVYSSANYQINKSFFNHVFEQDQNGENLRMGDVIRLSKIDNGGTINSRKFALLGDPALRLTYPQYHVATLKINGQQADTLRDTIHALDVIKVSGQVQDIKADKLTNFNGDLYPIVYDKQTTEQTLGNAGQAPFDYVVQNNVLYKGKVSVTNGVFSFSFVVPKDINYRVDKGTIRYYATDGKVDGQGYYNQFDIGGASSGSTNDVTGPDIQIYLDNEKFRSGDETGKNPLLLLSLADETGVNTSGTGIGHDLTATLDGNEQNLIVFNDLFQADLNSYNSGTVNYQFNNLSDGIHTLKIKAWDVLNNSSEKEVVFNVNTGLKISRVYNYPNPVTDETHFVFEHNQYGELFDVTISIYDLQGRLADRMDKSVLSDGLSSNPVTWNPASRGIYLPKGIYVYRITATSSEGFSASGSGQMLILY, via the coding sequence ATGATTTTCTGTTTTTCAGTCAGTTTGGAATTCAGAGAGCGGAATAATACCATCAGTATTTGCTCGTCCACAATGTATAAATTATTCTTTTTCATATCAATCTTTCTATTCGGCGGTAATCTTTACGGCGAGCAGCTTACGGTGTCATTGACGTGGCACAAGGCTGATAATTCAGCACTTCCTGTTTTTACCGGTGCTAAATTCGATGATGTTCAACCCGACATCCCTTTTTGGTCGGCAATGATACCGGTTAATTCGGTAAACGTTGATGCGGGGCTGGTGGTTGACCAGTGGAATTCTCTTCCGGATACGGGAGCGGTAGAAGAATATGCCTTCCCCGATACATTGACTTTTACCGGTAAAGTAGTGATTGCAGCAGGGACGAAATTTCTTCAATTACGATTGTCTCCTTTCGTCAGGGAATCAGGAAACGTTCGGTATGTTTCCCGTTTTCATGTAAGATACTCTGTCCTTCCGACCTTGAAGACAGCCAGTTTGGTTGGTAGAGTGGCCACTCATTCCGTATTGGCTTCCGGTACATGGAAAAAGGTGAAAGTAACCGGACAAGGGATGCATTGCATTACCTATGCCGATTTGACTGATATGGGGTTTCAGACACCGGCGAACTTGCGGATATACGGAAACCTGGAATATATGTTAGATCGGGTGAACAGGCCGGACTCTCCGGATGATCTGGTTCCGATTCCTTTTTATACCGGGAAAAATGCCTCGGGAGACGATTGTTTATTCTTTTATGCACCCGGAACCGTGAAATGGACGTACGATGAGACAACGGGGATGTATCAGCATCAGCTGAACTCGTTTGCCCCTGATTATTCCTTCTTTTACCTAACGGAAAATTCCAGTATAGCCCCTCAAGTACCAACTGAAGCGATTGCGGGATCAACAGCTGATGCCATTGTTACACAATATGATTATCATGATTTTTCGGAAAAGGAAGAGAATAACCTGATTGAATCGGGGCGGCAGTGGTTTGGTCCGGCTTTAACCGGTAGTGCTTCTCAGAGTGTTGCTTTCTCTGTGCCCAACCGGGTTGTTTCGGAGCCTGTTTCATTTCAAATGGAGGCTGCGGCGAGGACCAAGAGCGGCTCCTCACTATCTGTCAAGACTAATGGAACAATACTCTCCGATTTTCAATTTAGTGCGTATCAAACATACGAAAGTGCCGACTACGCTGATCTGCAAGAGAAACAATTTGCATATTCCGGTGCGGGGACTCAACTGAATGTCGTGCTGCAGTCAAATGCGGGAGGAACCGATCAAACCTGGCTGGATTATATCCGAATGCAGGCCCGGGCAAGTTTGATTCTTTCGGGAAATGAACTCATATTTCGGGACAGTCGTTCGGTGAAGCCAGGACGGACAGCCCGATTCAGTCTTTCCGGTGCCAATTCCCAAACAAGGATTTGGGATGTAACCTCGCCTTTGAGTCCCAGGGCGATGCAGACAACATTGGACGGAAGTAAATTAAATTTTCTCGCTTCAGTTGATAGCTTGCATGAATTTATTGCGTTTAATCCTTCTGCCAATTATCCGGGCGTTGAGTTTGTTGAAGATATTGCCAACCAGGATTTACATGGCATTGATGCAGGACAAATGCTCATCATCACTCCTGAAATTTTTCTGGCGCAAGCTAATGAGTTAGCCAACTTTCACCGGCAAAAAGACGGGTTGAATGTTTCGGTTGTTCCGGTAGAAAAGATTTACAATGAATTCTCAATGGGCATAAAAGATGTAACAGCTATCCGGAATTTTATTCGAATGTGTTACCGTAAAAATTCGGGTAATTCGTTGAAGTATGTATTGCTTTTCGGAAAAGGGACCTACGATAATATTCATGACGTGCCAGATGAAAATCCGGATTATATCCCGACCTGGCAGTCTGAGAATTCGGTAAATCCGTCATTGTCTTTTGTGTCGGACGATTATTTTGGGCTGCTCGATGATGGTGAGGGAGAGTACAATGGAGCTGTAGATGTTGGGGTAGGAAGAATTCCTTGTTTATCACAGGCTGAAGCAGCATCAGCCGTTGAAAAGATTATCCATTATGCTTCGGGAGCTAGTTTGGGGGAATGGCGAAATGTGTTGTGCTTTATTGCCGATGACGAAGATGGGAATTTGCATATGCGTGATGCCGAACGGTTGGCTGATCAGGTGAACTCGAATTACCCGTCATTTTACACCGATAAGATTTATTTTGATGCCTATCCGCAGGAAACAACGCCCGACGAGCGATACCCGGAAGTGACTACTGCCATTAACGACCGTATCAAGCGGGGGGTTTTGATCATGAATTATACCGGTCATGCGAATGAGGAGGGCCTGGCTCATGAAAAAGTGTTGATGAAGCCCGATATTGACGCCTGGACCAATTATGATAAACTTCCGGTGTTCGTTACAGCTACCTGCGAATTCAGCCGGTGGGATTATACCAATAAACAATCGGCTGGTGAACACGTTCTCTTTAATCCCAATGGTGGTGGGGTAGCGCTTTTCTCGACAACCCGGTTGGTTTATTCTTCTGCCAATTACCAGATTAATAAAAGTTTTTTCAACCATGTATTTGAGCAGGACCAGAATGGAGAAAACCTGAGAATGGGCGATGTTATCCGGTTATCGAAGATTGATAATGGCGGGACTATTAATTCGCGAAAATTTGCTTTACTGGGCGATCCGGCATTGCGCCTTACCTATCCGCAATATCATGTGGCTACGTTGAAAATTAATGGACAGCAGGCTGATACATTGCGCGATACGATTCATGCGTTGGATGTTATTAAGGTAAGCGGACAGGTGCAGGACATCAAAGCAGACAAATTGACAAACTTTAACGGCGATCTTTATCCGATAGTTTATGATAAGCAAACGACAGAGCAGACGCTGGGAAATGCCGGGCAGGCACCTTTCGATTATGTTGTTCAGAATAATGTACTGTACAAAGGGAAAGTGTCGGTTACAAATGGTGTATTTTCCTTTTCGTTTGTTGTGCCAAAGGACATTAATTACCGTGTGGATAAAGGGACGATACGCTATTATGCAACGGATGGAAAGGTTGATGGGCAGGGCTATTATAATCAATTTGATATTGGCGGAGCCTCTTCCGGCTCAACAAACGATGTAACCGGACCAGATATTCAGATTTATTTGGATAATGAAAAGTTCCGTTCGGGCGATGAAACCGGGAAAAACCCGCTGCTATTGCTTTCCCTGGCTGATGAAACCGGCGTTAACACTTCCGGAACGGGTATTGGGCATGATTTGACCGCGACGCTTGATGGCAATGAGCAAAACTTAATTGTATTCAACGACTTGTTTCAGGCCGATCTGAATTCTTATAACAGCGGAACCGTAAATTACCAGTTTAATAATTTGTCCGACGGTATTCATACCCTGAAGATAAAGGCTTGGGATGTATTGAATAATTCTTCGGAGAAAGAGGTGGTATTCAACGTAAATACGGGGTTAAAGATAAGCCGTGTCTATAATTATCCGAACCCGGTTACGGACGAAACGCATTTTGTTTTTGAACATAACCAATATGGTGAACTATTTGATGTTACCATTTCCATTTACGATTTGCAGGGACGTCTGGCCGACCGAATGGATAAATCGGTTCTATCCGATGGATTGTCGAGTAATCCGGTTACCTGGAATCCTGCCTCACGCGGTATTTATTTGCCAAAGGGAATTTATGTTTATCGGATCACTGCCACTTCAAGCGAGGGTTTTTCGGCTTCAGGAAGCGGACAAATGTTGATATTGTATTAG